In Capsicum annuum cultivar UCD-10X-F1 chromosome 8, UCD10Xv1.1, whole genome shotgun sequence, the genomic window CCTCGATCAATAACATATTATTAGGCCAAAGTATAATAAACTCAAACTTGAGTCTATACCAATTACTTTATGattatcaatattattttcaaaattaattaaagaacATGATTTAATAATATTCTTATCTTATCATAAATAGTAGAAAGGTGAAATCCAAATCATGATGATTGCATAGTTCTTGCGGTCTTGCCTTCTACACCTTCCgaaccaattttcttttattaacCTTCAAATTTTAAGACGGTAGAGACTCGTtctgataacatgttataaaataaagataaaatatcacatatcaaacttaaagaaagGAGAGAACTTTAATAATACTTATGTTTTACTACCTTGACATCTCCATACAAATGTACAAAGGGTGGCTATTTATAAACCACCAAACTTAGTTCCTAAGTTGCCAAACTTGACTTCAAGTTGGCAAGTTGGCAAGTTGGCCAACTATCTTAggtatacaaattcaaattgaacaagtaacttttaGTGTTCAAATTCAATTTGACTACTAattattatctctaattaatgaCATTTCAAACATACATATGTCACATGACATTCATATTATATAACACGTACAGGTTTTAGATGCAACGAAGGAAGTGGGCTCAGGAACTAATGTTCAGAATAATTTTATAATGAATAATTACatgaaatatattataatattattaacaACTTTTAGAAAGTAGAATTAAGTTGAGAGtagaattgaaaaaataatgtatatatacCTGATTTTTCTTAACGACTATAGTCAAGATTGTAAGCTTCAAACTcaaacaactaaataaaatttagagGGAAGGGTCAAAAATGCCCTTCTACTAACTTTCATAAATTTGTCCTTAAGTTAAAGTATAGGACCACATATGTCCCGTCGTTACTAAAGTATGCAAATATGAAAACATTTATGCAGGGATTTCCCAATTACTATGAATTTCGCTTAAGAACAATCATTACAACTCTTGCATGCAATGCATTTCTTACTCATCAAATGATCAGATCTGTCAAACGGCTAACTGCTTGAGTGTCTTAATAAGTCGTAACTAGAATCACTTTTCGATGTTTAAGCAGCGTTGAACAATTCTACCAACTTATCAAATGCACAAACCTCATTTAAACGACGTACACATATCATTAGTATAGTCagaaatttccaaaaaaaaaaaaatgaacatctGGAGTCTTAACAGAAAATCAACTCTCACTTGAATTTTCTAAAACCAAAATTCCTGCTACAAGTAGTGTGCACAAAGGCAACAAAAAGCTTAAAATGCATTAATTTGATCAAAACGAGATTCTAATGAAAATATTTACAATTTTCATTGCTGATTACAAATTATATACCAGAGTATTTAGATGTATATGCTAGTCCAAGTGTAacgaaatgaaaaaaaaaaaaaaaattgaaaatcagaGAATATGAAACACCGATTCTGCACGGAGAATCAAACATCTGGTTCCTCCTAGGCTAGTGAAATTCATGGAACTTCAATAGATTCACAATCAACGCAGGAATAACACGAGGTAAGCTAggttcaatataaaactcaaaattcagaagggaaaaaaaaaaacaaaatcataagTGAGACCAGACAGGAGTGGATGGGGGAAGAATTATGAGCAAGCAACTCCGTCATTCCCATTGAATAGCAAATGCTCATACGTTATTTAAACACAAGAAAACATGTCCAGGCATGTCAATGCATGCTTCTAACTACACCATTACCCAACTCCATAGAGTTCAAATCACTGTCGACAAGTCAGTTTTAAACTGGTTTGGATCATTCCATCTTTCATCCCCTAAGTTGACTGCAGAGCTTATAAGCATTAACAGGAAAACAAAGGGTTTTGATTGAACTAATCCATATTTACTTGGTCGGAAGTGAGAACCTCCACAAGAACAGTGTAGATTCACTTCCTCAAACAGTCTATCCATTTCACTTTTTACATAGAGagtaagagagagagagagagagttgtgACGGTGATCAAGGCTGAATAAGTTACGTCTTTTTTCCAGTCCCTCAGGACAGGGCCCATTCAAAATACTGGCAACAGGCACCCCTAGCAGCAGTCCAATTCCCACACCCGAAGAAGAGGCTTCCTTGCTTTGGACCTGGTTTGCGGAACATCCCTTTGCTGCTCCTTACTCCACAGAAACAGTAAGGTTGATTTTGCAATACTGGAGAAGGCACGTCTATCATCTTTTGAGGTTGATACGAGGGAAATGACGGGTGATCTGGGGGCAGCTTCCATGTAAGGGGTTCATCATTAGGTTGATACATAAGGGAATCGGTGATAGAGAATCTAAACCCCTTGTGCATGAGAAAAGAAAGCAAGCGAGCTGTATTCTTGGCATCATCCAGACCACAGTGAGCACGGCCCTGCCATGCTAGGCCAGCCATTTGGACTGCATCTTTCAAATTGCACCTCGCGCCACCAAAAACTTCACGGAAAGGAACCTTCAAGTTGATCCAACTGGAAGATGGTTTTAACGTTAACCCAAAGAAAAAGTGCTCCAATTTAGAACAGACAAAATAAGAATACAAACCTACCGATTGAAATAAGGAGGCTTCCTGATCTTTTTGTATCGGCATTCTGATTCCAACATCACACGGCAATCCCAACTGGACCATGTGACAACTGCAAAGTTGGTATTCTTTATCCCTTTCTTCTCAAGCCATTTGTCATGCCTAAGGAGAGCTTCACTTAGAGTAACACCTCTGTCAACCTGGCAACAGGAAAAACTTTGCATGACTCAGCTGTTACAACAATAAACCCATACAAAGAGCAGCAACAGACTACCAACACTCACAAGACATGTCATATCTACTCAAGAGAAAGGATATCCAAACTACAAGCCTGTCCTTAAAAAATGTAGTATTCATTCACAATGTTGTCAAAAGCAAATCTGTACAAAGCtttcggagtttcaagaagaaAACAATGCCTGGGATTAGATTAAGAGCAATTCAAGTGGGTGGCTGAAGGAAAGGTgcgaatgaaaaaaatatgagaacTATATAATGCCCAAAAAAAAGAACTATAAACAAGAATAGAAAAAAGTTTTAAGGGAAGAAAACAGTAACTAAGAGcctgtttggataggattaaaaaaattattttttagcttaagtgattaaaagcttaaaataagtgcttttaaattaagcagataagtgtttggatagaagtgttgaaactgaaaaaaatctgttgatgtgtttggtaaacaagtgttgtcaatcacttttttgttgtcaaaatgacttaaatatccttAAAACTGTTAACACATAATAAcgtgaattatttatgatttttaattctaatacttcAAAAATGATTTCTATTTAAATACACTTTCAACGTAAAGTGATTATGCcaggtcaatttataaatataagttacttttttatttttaaatattaaaaattaaaaattttaaaatattttttatataaatatagtattatattgtaTTATTGCAAGcttgtaaacaacataaaaattttaggaatgaaacaaactattaaaagaatcaatttttaaaatttaaataacatgcagAGATTCTATATGAACGGATAGAGAAGAACTTACCACAAGCTCGATTTGACGATAAAATTTTTGAGTGTTTTCTTATGTAATGACGGATTCtctgaaaataaaggagaaagatgaagagaaaactggagggaaaagatgaaaaaaagcggcagaaagaaaaagaaagaaaaatcaataagggctacaaagtttagggtattattggaactagaagaaaatataagggataaaaaggtaaatgttttggtcaaacctaaaaaaattttaatctaaaaactaaaaagttagGGGTATCCAACTTCTCAATTTTTGCcttttttaatccatttttagcttttttttaagctctttttaattttaccaaacacctaaaaaagctaaaaaagtgaTTAAAATCTAGTTTGActagattttaatcctatccaaacaccctctaagtaaaatatataaagtGAAACCCATGTCACTGAAGTTCAAAACCAACAGTAAATTTCTGATTCAGAAGCAAAGAAGTAGCTCAAAATTTCTTAACTCAGATTTAGTGACTCATTTTCTATATTAAATTTCTTATTCCTAAATACAATACGAATGGCATAATGTTTACATATCAATGAATGATTTTGCCAGATATTTATAGTTTAGTGTCGCCCATTTCAGGATAAAGTCATAACCATCATCGTCCGACCTAGTTCGTTTTGAAAATGCAGTTGGTACACTAGTTTTTGGCGAGGCACTGCCCTCATTGAACCGCTGCCTAAGTTAGGAGACACATCATCTGCAATACACACTGCTTCAGGGTTTTGCCAATGCTGATTTGTAATGTTCAAAGATGTCAAAACCCCATGGAGCATTCCTAGCTCATTTCTTTGGCGGACTAGGGTTCTCTCACGAATTTCTGTAAAAATTTCCTATTAATAAAAACTAGGGACCATACCAGCTTGAGAGTTGAGAGAATGAAACGTGTTTGAAGCTTGGATCAAAATACTTAGGTTGGATTGGAAAAAAACATGGCTAGCGATGGAAGATATGTAATCACCATTAATTCAAGAAAGACTAGGTTTTCTCATAGGAATTGGACTTATCCACCTCATCTTACAAACTGATCTTTTTATGACCCAATTATATTAATCTCTTCAATGGTGGTCAACAGAATTGGTAATCACAAGAACATGTAGGTACCGAAGGCTCTATGAAGAGACAAATCTTCCTATATATAGTCTAAAACCATGAAGGAGCTTCTTCACATCAGCAGGGAGAGCAAGTTGACATAGAAAAAAGTTAAAGGTACAATCATTTGCATACGTAACAAAAATAACATGCCAAATATccatgaaaataaattaaatattcgaAGGCAGCAAGATCTAATCATTTATATAACTAGCTATATCAGTTTCCTTTGTTGTTTATAACTTGTTTTATAGTAATATAGCTACAAAAGGAAAGGATGAGCAGATGAATAACATTTACTACTAGCAGAGAGTTTCCAACTTCAACCCATCAAATTAAGTCAAATCTTCATAAAATGGAACAGTAGTACAATTaccagtttaaaaaaaaatggaacgGTAGTAAGATACATATATCTTTCTTTGACCGGCAAAGGATATACACATACAGTAAGACCCATATATCAACATATGCTTATTAAAGGTtcttccattattattattattttatacgTAATAACAAGTAAAAGATAGTATAAGTTTTTGCACAAAGCTTCAGGCATAATTAAAGGTTGTGCGATTCCTCATTCCATTATTTAATTACAACTCTATCATCTTAAACGAAATCTAATTATTGATATGAAATCAAAAACTTGCAACCAACCTGAATTTGCTGGATACCAGTCAGATCCTTGCAGAAATCACTCAGTAGATGATTGCATGTTGGCCTCACGTAAGTTTGAAAACAAGCCTCCAGCTGCCCAGTCGTGCTATTCACTATCACTGATGGAAACTCTATTATCTCCTGAGGGTGAGGATTCTTTTCTTTATCACATGTTGCCTCAAAGTCAATAACAACAAAATACTGGAAATCTTGGANNNNNNNNNNNNNNNNNNNNNNNNNNNNNNNNNNNNNNNNNNNNNNNNNNNNNNNNNNNNNNNNNNNNNNNNNNNNNNNNNNNNNNNNNNNNNNNNNNNNNNNNNNNNNNNNNNNNNNNNNNNNNNNNNNNNNNNNNNNNNNNNNNNNNNNNNNNNNNNNNNNNNNNNNNNNNNNNNNNNNNNNNNNNNNNNNNNNNNNNNNNNNNNNNNNNNNNNNNNNNNNNNNNNNNNNNNNNNNNNNNNNNNNNNNNNNNNNNNNNNNNNNNNNNNNNNNNNNNNNNNNNNNNNNNNNNNNNNNNNNNNNNNNNNNNNNNNNNNNNNNNNNNNNNNNNNNNNNNNNNNNNNNNNNNNNNNNNNNNNNNNNNNNNNNNNNNNNNNNNNNNNNNNNNNNNNNNNNNNNNNNNNNNNNNNNNNNNNNNNNNNNNNNNNNNNNNNNNNNNNNNNNNNNNNNNNNNNNNNNNNNNNNNNNNNNNNNNNNNNNNNNNNNNNNNNNNNNNNNNNNNNNNNNNNNNNNNNNNNNNNNNNNNNNNNNNNNNNNNNNNNNNNNNNNNNNNNNNNNNNNNNNNNNNNNNNNNNNNNNNNNNNNNNNNNNNNNNNNNNNNNNNNNNNNNNNNNNNNNNNNNNNNNNNNNNNNNNNNNNNNNNNNNNNNNNNNNNNNNNNNNNNNNNNNNNNNNNNNNNNNNNNNNNNNNNNNNNNNNNNNNNNNNNNNNNNNNNNNNNNNNNNNNNNNNNNNNNNNNNNNNNNNNNNNNNNNNNNNNNNNNNNNNNNNNNNNNNNNNNNNNNNNNNNNNNNNNNNNNNNNNNNNNNNNNNNNNNNNNNNNNNNNNNNNNNNNNNNNNNNNNNNNNNNNNNNNNNNNNNNNNNNNNNNNNNNNNNNNNNNNNNNNNNNNNNNNNNNNNNNNNNNNNNNNNNNNNNNNNNNNNNNNNNNNNNNNNNNNNNNNNNNNNNNNNNNNNNNNNNNNNNNNNNNNNNNNNNNNNNNNNNNNNNNNNNNNNNNNNNNNNNNNNNNNNNNNNNNNNNNNNNNNNNNNNNNNNNNNNNNNNNNNNNNNNNNNNNNNNNNNNNNNNNNNNNNNNNNNNNNNNNNNNNNNNNNNNNNNNNNNNNNNNNNNNNNNNNNNNNNNNNNNNNNNNNNNNNNNNNNNNNNNNNNNNNNNNNNNNNNNNNNNNNNNNNNNNNNNNNNNNNNNNNNNNNNNNNNNNNNNNNNNNNNNNNNNNNNNNNNNNNNNNNNNNNNNNNNNNNNNNNNNNNNNNNNNNNNNNNNNNNNNNNNNNNNNNNNNNNNNNNNNNNNNNNNNNNNNNNNNNNNNNNNNNNNNNNNNNNNNNNNNNNNNNNNNNNNNNNNNNNNNNNNNNNNNNNNNNNNNNNNNNNNNNNNNNNNNNNNNNNNNNNNNNNNNNNNNNNNNNNNNNNNNNNNNNNNNNNNNNNNNNNNNNNNNNNNNNNNNNNNNNNNNNNNNNNNNNNNNNNNNNNNNNNNNNNNNNNNNNNNNNNNNNNNNNNNNNNNNNNNNNNNNNNNNNNNNNNNNNNNNNNNNNNNNNNNNNNNNNNNNNNNNNNNNNNNNNNNNNNNNNNNNNNNNNNNNNNNNNNNNNNNNNNNNNNNNNNNNNNNNNNNNNNNNNNNNNNNNNNNNNNNNNNNNNNNNNNNNNNNNNNNNNNNNNNNNNNNNNNNNNNNNNNNNNNNNNNNNNNNNNNNNNNNNNNNNNNNNNNNNNNNNNNNNNNNNNNNNNNNNNNNNNNNNNNNNNNNNNNNNNNNNNNNNNNNNNNNNNNNNNNNNNNNNNNNNNNNNNNNNNNNNNNNNNNNNNNNNNNNNNNNNNNNNNNNNNNNNNNNNNNNNNNNNNNNNNNNNNNNNNNNNNNNNNNNNNNNNNNNNNNNNNNNNNNNNNNNNNNNNNNNNNNNNNNNNNNNNNNNNNNNNNNNNNNNNNNNNNNNNNNNNNNNNNNNNNNNNNNNNNNNNNNNNNNNNNNNNNNNNNNNNNNNNNNNNNNNNNNNNNNNNNNNNNNNNNNNNNNNNNNNNNNNNNNNNNNNNNNNNNNNNNNNNNNNNNNNNNNNNNNNNNNNNNNNNNNNNNNNNNNNNNNNNNNNNNNNNNNNNNNNNNNNNNNNNNNNNNNNNNNNNNNNNNNNNNNNNNNNNNNNNNNNNNNNNNNNNNNNNNNNNNNNNNNNNNNNNNNNNNNNNNNNNNNNNNNNNNNNNNNNNNNNNNNNNNNNNNNNNNNNNNNNNNNNNNNNNNNNNNNNNNNNNNNNNNNNNNNNNNNNNNNNNNNNNNNNNNNNNNNNNNNNNNNNNNNNNNNNNNNNNNNNNNNNNNNNNNNNNNNNNNNNNNNNNNNNNNNNNNNNNNNNNNNNNNNNNNNNNNNNNNNNNNNNNNNNNNNNNNNNNNNNNNNNNNNNNNNNNNNNNNNNNNNNNNNNNNNNNNNNNNNNNNNNNNNNNNNNNNNNNNNNNNNNNNNNNNNNNNNNNNNNNNNNNNNNNNNNNNNNNNNNNNNNNNNNNNNNNNNNNNNNNNNNNNNNNNNNNNNNNNNNNNNNNNNNNNNNNNNNNNNNNNNNNNNNNNNNNNNNNNNNNNNNNNNNNNNNNNNNNNNNNNNNNNNNNNNNNNNNNNNNNNNNNNNNNNNNNNNNNNNNNNNNNNNNNNNNNNNNNNNNNNNNNNNNNNNNNNNNNNNNNNNNNNNNNNNNNNNNNNNNNNNNNNNNNNNNNNNNNNNNNNNNNNNNNNNNNNNNNNNNNNNNNNNNNNNNNNNNNNNNNNNNNNNNNNNNNNNNNNNNNNNNNNNNNNNNNNNNNNNNNNNNNNNNNNNNNNNNNNNNNNNNNNNNNNNNNNNNNNNNNNNNNNNNNNNNNNNNNNNNNNNNNNNNNNNNNNNNNNNNNNNNNNNNNNNNNNNNNNNNNNNNNNNNNNNNNNNNNNNNNNNNNNNNNNNNNNNNNNNNNNNNNNNNNNNNNNNNNNNNNNNNNNNNNNNNNNNNNNNNNNNNNNNNNNNNNNNNNNNNNNNNNNNNNNNNNNNNNNNNNNNNNNNAATCGACCCTAGGGACCGGGAACTTCCTATAGTGGCAGGTCATTATGGGTTCTGCCGCACCTTATTCTCGATAAACGAGAAACCATCACATCAATAAAGGAATGCAAGTGCCTTGATGTTTTCACCAGATCTCCTTTCTGATTTCGACCTTGATCTATTTGAAACGAACTGCCCTGCGTACAAGAATAATCAGTCTGGCTATAGCCATGCCGAATGGATAATGAGGGGCAAGGGTAGACCGCTGATGGTAGCCTTAATTGTGTGGCGCGCTATAGATCGTATCCTCAGTAGCTATAGGACGAACCCTGGAAGACGGCCCTACCGGAGTAAGCGGGTAGGTTGAATCTCCGTCATAATTATAACGACCTAGCTAACCGTTGATTCAATTTCCTCTTAATAGGGGCACCGGTTTTTTTATTGTTCTCAACTAGTTTCCCCTTTTGGTTAAACATGAGTTTTGAAATGCTCATTCTGTAGTCAATCTGTGCATGAGCTTCTGGGCTATGTCTCGCTTACCGTAGAGATCAACTGCTGATCTCATACTGAAATTCAGATCTGTTATCCAAGCCTCGGGCTTCTCATCCGTATAAAGGTTATCAACTACTGGCATTGTGGGGTAATCTGTCTTTGACACAGAAGGATATCCCTCGGATGGTTTAGCTACGTCCTGTAAGAACTTGCTACAAGCCTGACTACCTACCTCTCTATCTATCTCTGAGatgtttggatttttcaaaactcCATGGACATGTAGAAGAGAAATGCTATCCCCACTCGGACCAAGATAGAACTTTTACTTATTCAAATAACAATTAAGGTGAAGCAGGGTCAAGAACAATGAATCTCTTTatgataaatagatctattttgCAAGTTCGTTATTACGGGTAGTTCCTACAAAGGATCGGACTAATGACGTATAGAATACTTGAATTCTCGATGTAGATGCTACACAGTTGGTTCTCATCCTTCAGAGACTACGAGTGTAATAAGAGCATCCGTCGACAAAAAGATCACCCTAAGATGATTATCTCGTGGCTATTGAGAATGAATTAAATCAGATGGTTCTATTTCTCAATCTTTCTGACTTGGTCCTATGAAACCAAGGTCGAAAAGATTGCAAAAATCTGTCATTCACAATCATTGATGAAGGATTCCTTGAAAAGTTAAGGATTAGTAATCCTTTTTAGAAATTAAATGGATTCGGTCTTATACATACGCGGGGAAGGtaatcaaaaaagaaagaaaatgggttcttctttcttttatcacTTAGGATCCGTGTGAGATGAAAGTCTCATGCATGGTTTTGAATGAG contains:
- the LOC107839357 gene encoding 3'-5' exoribonuclease 1 (The sequence of the model RefSeq protein was modified relative to this genomic sequence to represent the inferred CDS: added 394 bases not found in genome assembly) produces the protein MIAVEHKDTMHTNHEASVRCLQSASYPHNLHFSRTAVKVLGEPSDGTYIHPGGDSLDCTLSGEPIESSKESPSHTVYQHGFGLWSAFYPNSNMHLRTVNAVESQAYPYSVDNHYHYSLLNMFPQNYQYDYRFQDFQYFVVIDFEATCDKEKNPHPQEIIEFPSVIVNSTTGQLEACFQTYVRPTCNHLLSDFCKDLTGIQQIQVDRGVTLSEALLRHDKWLEKKGIKNTNFAVVTWSSWDCRVMLESECRYKKIRKPPYFNRWINLKVPFREVFGGARCNLKDAVQMAGLAWQGRAHCGLDDAKNTARLLSFLMHKGFRFSITDSLMYQPNDEPLTWKLPPDHPSFPSYQPQKMIDVPSPVLQNQPYCFCGVRSSKGMFRKPGPKQGSLFFGCGNWTAARGACCQYFEWALS